In one Trichosurus vulpecula isolate mTriVul1 chromosome 8, mTriVul1.pri, whole genome shotgun sequence genomic region, the following are encoded:
- the LOC118829404 gene encoding 60S ribosomal protein L39-like — protein sequence MSSHKTFRIKRFLAKKQKQNRPIPQWIRMKTGNKIRYNSKRRHWRRTKLRL from the coding sequence ATGTCCTCTCATAAAACATTTAGAATCAAGAGGTTCCTGGccaagaaacagaagcagaatcGGCCCATCCCTCAATGGATCCGAATGAAAACTGGTAATAAGATCAGGTACAACTCAAAAAGGAGACACTGGAGAAGGACCAAGCTCAGATTATAA